The following proteins are encoded in a genomic region of Dyadobacter sp. UC 10:
- a CDS encoding muconolactone Delta-isomerase family protein, with protein sequence MSQYMVEIQLPAVMSEDFTAKIPAQEKKINELMEQGRMMSYALSDDYSRLWCVVRGESEFEVMSLVSEFPLIDYMDPKITKLMFNNVVALRLPIFSLN encoded by the coding sequence ATGAGCCAATATATGGTTGAAATACAGCTTCCTGCGGTAATGTCGGAGGATTTCACGGCGAAAATACCAGCTCAGGAGAAAAAGATCAATGAACTGATGGAGCAGGGAAGGATGATGTCGTATGCATTGTCGGATGATTATTCCAGGCTTTGGTGCGTAGTCAGGGGAGAAAGCGAATTCGAAGTAATGTCGCTGGTTTCGGAGTTTCCTTTGATAGATTATATGGATCCCAAGATTACAAAGCTAATGTTCAACAACGTGGTTGCTTTAAGGCTTCCGATATTCTCCTTGAACTGA
- a CDS encoding GAF domain-containing protein, with translation MAEELIIPKDTDRADIYNVLTPQIHALIEHESDLTANLSNIAAALKQALGFFWVGFYIVKEGQLVLGPFQGPIACTRIPFHKGVCGASYSRKETIIVPDVEQFPGHIACSSDSKSEIVLPVFHRNGTVAMILDVDSDKLDDFSAADAKSLGEILKLLERKL, from the coding sequence ATGGCAGAAGAACTGATAATTCCCAAAGACACCGATCGCGCAGACATCTATAATGTGCTAACACCTCAGATCCATGCATTGATTGAGCATGAAAGTGACCTCACAGCGAACCTGTCAAATATTGCAGCTGCCTTAAAACAGGCCCTCGGGTTTTTCTGGGTCGGATTTTATATTGTAAAGGAAGGACAGCTCGTGCTTGGCCCGTTCCAGGGACCTATTGCCTGCACGCGCATTCCCTTCCACAAGGGCGTTTGCGGCGCGAGCTATTCACGAAAAGAGACTATTATCGTCCCTGACGTAGAGCAGTTTCCAGGCCACATTGCATGCAGCTCCGATTCAAAATCAGAAATTGTACTGCCTGTTTTTCACCGGAATGGCACCGTAGCAATGATTTTAGATGTAGATAGCGATAAGCTGGATGATTTTTCAGCAGCCGATGCAAAAAGCCTCGGTGAAATTTTAAAACTTCTGGAAAGAAAATTATAA
- the purU gene encoding formyltetrahydrofolate deformylase, giving the protein MIQKHILLMDGPDHKGLIYQVTRILFEHNLNIIRNDEYVSPSKYFFMRTEFEGETEANELLEVLQKELPAGLNLRINPKKKKDIVLLVTKEHHCLGELLIRYAFDELDANILAVISNYNKLQPLVGKFGIPFHFISHEGKSREEHEEAILRTLEVYQPEYLVLAKYMRIITPSFVNHFPDKIINIHHSFLPAFIGANPYRQAYDRGVKIIGATAHFVNNDLDEGPIIAQDVKSVDHRQTASDMATLGRDTEKAVLSKALKLVFNDRVFIHNNRTIIL; this is encoded by the coding sequence ATGATTCAAAAACATATTCTGCTGATGGACGGCCCGGATCATAAGGGGTTGATTTATCAGGTTACCCGCATCCTCTTTGAGCACAACCTAAATATCATCCGAAATGATGAATATGTAAGTCCGTCCAAATATTTTTTCATGCGGACCGAATTTGAGGGTGAAACAGAAGCAAACGAATTATTAGAAGTACTTCAAAAGGAGCTGCCCGCAGGATTGAACCTTCGCATTAACCCCAAGAAGAAAAAGGATATCGTTCTGCTGGTGACCAAGGAACATCATTGCCTGGGCGAACTTTTGATCAGATATGCATTCGACGAGCTGGATGCAAATATTCTGGCAGTAATAAGCAACTATAATAAGTTACAGCCACTGGTAGGCAAATTTGGAATACCCTTTCATTTTATTTCGCACGAAGGCAAATCCCGCGAAGAGCATGAAGAGGCGATCCTGAGAACACTTGAGGTTTACCAACCAGAATACCTGGTTCTGGCTAAATATATGCGCATTATCACGCCATCATTTGTCAACCATTTTCCCGACAAAATTATCAATATCCACCACTCGTTTCTGCCTGCATTTATCGGGGCAAACCCTTATAGGCAGGCTTACGACAGGGGGGTGAAAATCATCGGTGCAACCGCACATTTCGTAAATAATGATCTGGATGAAGGACCGATTATAGCGCAGGACGTGAAGTCAGTGGATCATCGGCAAACCGCGTCGGATATGGCAACTTTGGGGCGTGATACGGAAAAAGCAGTGCTTTCGAAGGCACTCAAACTGGTTTTTAACGATAGGGTTTTTATTCACAATAACCGGACGATTATTCTTTAG
- a CDS encoding 2-isopropylmalate synthase, protein MSNRVQIFDTTLRDGEQVPGSQLTTEEKIVVASQLEKLGVDIIEAGFPVSSPGDFRSVVEISKVVREPIICALSRAVQGDIDAAANALQFADRGRIHTGIGSSDIHIQHKFNTTREKILERAVAATKYAKSKIEDVEFYCEDAGRADLAFLSQLVKAVIAAGATVVNIPDTTGYCLPEQYGNRIKYIFEHVSNIHKATISIHCHNDLGLATANSLAGITQGARQVEVTINGIGERAGNTSLEEVVMAMKVHQEELGLETGINTEFIYPTSQLVSKMMRMPVQANKAIVGRNAFAHSSGIHQDGFLKNNLTYEIMSPQDVGVDKSDILLTARSGRHALKHRFELLGFSFDKPALDELYTRFLEVADLKKEVNDADLVDLAKTAIPV, encoded by the coding sequence ATGAGTAATCGAGTTCAGATCTTCGACACAACTTTGAGAGACGGCGAGCAGGTACCTGGCAGTCAATTGACCACAGAAGAAAAGATCGTTGTAGCGAGTCAACTCGAAAAGCTGGGAGTGGATATTATCGAAGCGGGATTTCCGGTATCCAGCCCTGGTGATTTCAGATCTGTGGTAGAAATCTCGAAAGTTGTTCGTGAACCTATCATCTGCGCATTGTCAAGGGCAGTTCAGGGCGACATCGACGCTGCTGCCAATGCGTTGCAGTTTGCCGATCGCGGCCGCATCCATACCGGCATTGGTTCTTCCGACATTCATATTCAGCACAAATTCAATACAACCCGTGAAAAGATATTGGAAAGGGCGGTAGCTGCTACCAAATACGCCAAATCTAAAATCGAAGACGTTGAATTTTATTGCGAAGACGCAGGCCGCGCGGATCTTGCTTTTCTTTCCCAACTTGTTAAAGCCGTTATTGCAGCTGGCGCAACGGTGGTAAACATTCCGGATACAACGGGATACTGTCTGCCTGAGCAATATGGCAACAGGATCAAGTACATATTCGAACACGTATCTAATATTCATAAGGCGACAATTTCAATCCACTGCCACAATGACCTTGGTCTTGCCACTGCCAATTCACTGGCAGGTATTACTCAGGGTGCCCGCCAGGTGGAGGTTACCATTAACGGAATCGGCGAACGTGCAGGAAATACTTCTCTGGAAGAAGTGGTGATGGCAATGAAAGTGCATCAGGAAGAACTGGGATTGGAAACTGGTATCAATACCGAATTTATCTATCCGACAAGCCAGCTGGTTTCCAAAATGATGCGCATGCCCGTTCAGGCTAACAAAGCGATTGTGGGGCGGAATGCATTTGCGCACTCCTCTGGAATCCATCAGGATGGATTTTTGAAGAATAACTTAACCTATGAAATCATGAGCCCGCAGGATGTGGGTGTTGATAAATCCGATATTTTGCTGACTGCAAGAAGCGGTCGCCACGCATTGAAGCACCGATTTGAGTTATTGGGTTTCAGCTTTGACAAACCGGCCCTCGACGAATTGTATACGAGATTTCTGGAAGTGGCCGATTTAAAGAAAGAAGTGAACGATGCGGACCTGGTAGACCTTGCAAAAACCGCTATTCCGGTTTAA
- the leuB gene encoding 3-isopropylmalate dehydrogenase, whose product MKKNILIVPGDGIGQEVTEVGKSVLVKIAEKFGHEFIYDEALMGHAAIEATGNPLPDETLSKMRASDAILFGAVGHPKYDNDPTAKVRPEQGLLKMRKELGLYANLRPIKLFDELLGASSIKPEILKGSDILFFRELTGDIYFGEKGRKNNNDTAYDIAEYSRYEVERIARKAFEAARTRRGKLCSVDKANVLETSRLWREVVQALAPEYPDIEVEHQFVDSAAMMLIKDPRRFDVVVTANLFGDILTDEASQIAGSMGMLASASVGDSTGVYEPIHGSAHDITGKGIANPLASVLSAALLLDISFGLKEESDSIISAVDQLLKDGFRTKDIADATTASDKILNTQAAGIELLKRL is encoded by the coding sequence ATGAAAAAAAATATTCTAATTGTTCCCGGTGATGGAATCGGGCAGGAAGTTACTGAGGTCGGAAAAAGTGTTCTTGTGAAAATTGCCGAAAAATTCGGGCACGAATTCATCTATGATGAAGCATTAATGGGGCATGCCGCCATTGAAGCGACCGGCAATCCGCTTCCCGACGAAACACTTTCGAAAATGCGCGCTTCGGACGCTATTTTGTTCGGCGCCGTTGGTCACCCTAAATATGATAATGATCCAACAGCCAAAGTTCGCCCGGAGCAAGGCCTGTTGAAAATGCGTAAAGAATTGGGTCTGTATGCGAATCTGAGACCTATTAAATTGTTCGATGAGCTTTTGGGCGCATCTTCGATCAAACCCGAAATCCTGAAAGGATCGGACATTCTTTTCTTTCGTGAATTAACCGGAGACATTTACTTTGGCGAAAAAGGCCGCAAAAACAATAACGACACGGCCTACGATATCGCGGAATACAGTCGCTACGAAGTAGAAAGAATTGCTCGTAAAGCGTTTGAAGCAGCACGTACCAGAAGAGGAAAACTTTGCTCAGTAGATAAGGCCAATGTACTGGAAACAAGCCGTTTGTGGCGCGAAGTTGTTCAGGCGCTTGCACCTGAATACCCCGACATTGAAGTGGAGCACCAGTTTGTAGATTCCGCCGCGATGATGCTGATCAAAGATCCGCGCCGTTTTGATGTAGTAGTTACTGCAAATTTGTTCGGAGATATCCTCACTGACGAGGCAAGCCAGATCGCCGGTTCAATGGGTATGCTTGCGTCGGCATCAGTTGGGGACAGCACCGGGGTTTACGAACCAATTCACGGATCGGCTCACGATATCACCGGCAAAGGAATCGCGAATCCCCTGGCTTCTGTACTCTCCGCAGCGCTATTGCTCGACATTTCGTTCGGCTTGAAAGAAGAATCCGATTCGATCATTTCAGCTGTCGATCAATTACTTAAAGACGGGTTCCGCACGAAGGATATTGCGGATGCAACAACCGCCTCAGATAAGATATTGAACACGCAGGCCGCCGGAATTGAGCTTTTGAAAAGATTATAA
- a CDS encoding HepT-like ribonuclease domain-containing protein produces MIRDDSVYIDDIIQSIQIIQEYLEGKTESDFEASLLLQDAVYRRFEIIGEAATKISEKLKESYPEIEWRLMKLMRNKLIHEYFGISPATIFATVKEDLPRLLQKLSQIVY; encoded by the coding sequence ATGATACGTGATGACAGCGTATATATCGACGATATTATTCAATCAATACAAATCATTCAGGAATACCTGGAAGGAAAAACTGAATCAGATTTTGAGGCGAGCTTACTATTACAGGATGCCGTTTATCGACGATTCGAAATCATAGGCGAGGCAGCTACCAAGATTTCCGAAAAATTGAAAGAATCTTATCCGGAAATTGAATGGAGACTGATGAAATTAATGCGTAATAAGCTAATCCATGAATATTTTGGAATTTCCCCCGCTACTATATTCGCAACAGTCAAGGAAGACCTACCGCGGCTTCTGCAAAAATTAAGTCAAATAGTTTACTGA
- a CDS encoding nucleotidyltransferase family protein codes for MKKPELYKNLTSYLLQKKITRAAIFGSFARNEENDESDIDLLIEGNNLTMFDILRIEDELGSIYNRKIDLVEYKAVKPSIQRHIFKDLIQLI; via the coding sequence ATGAAAAAGCCGGAATTATATAAAAATCTGACAAGTTATCTTTTGCAAAAAAAAATAACACGGGCGGCAATTTTCGGGTCTTTTGCGAGAAATGAGGAGAATGATGAAAGCGATATCGATTTATTGATCGAGGGAAATAACCTTACCATGTTTGATATACTGCGGATTGAAGATGAGCTGGGGTCTATTTATAACAGAAAAATAGATCTCGTTGAATACAAGGCGGTAAAACCATCAATCCAACGTCACATTTTCAAAGATTTAATTCAACTGATATGA
- a CDS encoding alpha-isopropylmalate synthase regulatory domain-containing protein, with protein sequence MDSHYIEIMDTTLRDGEQTSGVSFSASEKLTIAQVLLQEVKVDRIEIASARVSEGEFQAVKQITDWARLNGFLDKIEVLTFVDGDASINWMLEAGARVMNLLTKGSLNHLTHQLKKSPANHFADIRAVIELADSKGIDCNVYLEDWSNGMRSSPEYVFEALDFLSTQSVKRILLPDTLGILTPAESYSFVKQIVDRYPNQHFEFHAHNDYDLSIANVMEALRAGARGLHLTVNGMGERTGNAPLASTIAVLNDMMPGYKTSVNERSLYTISKIVETFSGIRIPSNKPIVGESVFTQTAGIHADGDKKNNLYFSKLMPERFGRQRLYALGKTSGKANIENNLRDLGITLSDADLKKVTQRIIELGDRKEAVTPEDLPYIISDILDSNAIEEKVVIVNYVLTHSKNLKPSATLQIKFGDEVFEENAQGDGQYDAFMNALKKIYFQKGISLPMLTDYTVRIPPGGKTDALCETIITWEINGKEVKTRGLDSDQTFSAIMATQKMLNLIGVPNDVPLLSPLN encoded by the coding sequence ATGGACAGTCACTATATAGAAATAATGGACACGACATTACGCGATGGTGAACAAACCAGCGGAGTGTCGTTTTCTGCGTCAGAGAAACTGACCATTGCCCAGGTGCTTTTACAGGAAGTGAAGGTGGACCGCATTGAAATCGCGTCGGCACGTGTGTCCGAAGGTGAATTTCAGGCAGTGAAGCAGATTACCGACTGGGCAAGATTGAATGGTTTTCTTGATAAAATTGAAGTACTGACCTTCGTGGACGGCGATGCTTCCATTAACTGGATGCTGGAAGCCGGTGCCAGGGTTATGAACTTGCTGACCAAAGGTTCGCTTAATCACCTGACGCACCAGCTCAAAAAATCTCCGGCCAATCATTTTGCCGATATCAGGGCGGTAATTGAGCTTGCCGATTCTAAGGGCATTGATTGCAATGTTTATTTGGAGGATTGGAGCAATGGCATGCGAAGCTCTCCGGAATATGTGTTTGAAGCATTGGATTTTCTCTCTACTCAGTCTGTCAAAAGAATTTTGCTGCCCGACACGCTCGGCATTTTGACACCAGCAGAGTCCTATTCTTTTGTGAAACAGATTGTTGATCGTTATCCCAACCAGCATTTCGAGTTTCATGCACACAATGATTACGACCTAAGCATTGCCAATGTGATGGAAGCCTTGCGGGCAGGAGCACGTGGCCTGCATTTGACAGTTAACGGAATGGGCGAACGCACCGGCAATGCCCCACTCGCCAGCACGATCGCCGTTCTCAATGATATGATGCCGGGCTATAAAACCTCCGTGAACGAAAGGTCCCTGTACACAATCAGCAAAATAGTTGAGACTTTCTCTGGCATCAGGATTCCTTCCAATAAGCCGATTGTAGGAGAAAGTGTTTTTACGCAAACTGCCGGGATACATGCTGACGGAGATAAGAAAAATAATCTCTATTTCAGCAAACTAATGCCAGAGCGGTTTGGACGCCAGCGCTTATATGCGCTCGGAAAAACCTCAGGAAAAGCGAATATCGAAAACAACCTGCGTGATCTGGGTATCACACTTTCCGATGCTGATCTGAAAAAAGTCACCCAGCGTATTATTGAGCTTGGTGATAGAAAAGAAGCTGTAACCCCGGAAGACCTGCCCTACATCATTTCCGATATTCTCGATAGTAATGCTATTGAGGAAAAAGTGGTGATTGTCAACTACGTTCTGACCCATTCGAAAAACCTCAAACCATCAGCAACTTTGCAGATTAAGTTTGGTGATGAAGTCTTCGAGGAAAATGCGCAGGGCGATGGTCAGTATGATGCGTTTATGAATGCCCTGAAAAAGATCTATTTTCAAAAAGGAATCAGTTTGCCAATGCTGACGGACTACACTGTGCGAATCCCGCCAGGTGGAAAGACCGATGCGCTTTGTGAGACAATTATTACGTGGGAGATCAATGGTAAGGAAGTGAAAACGAGGGGATTAGATTCAGACCAGACCTTCTCGGCAATTATGGCAACACAAAAAATGCTGAATTTGATTGGCGTACCGAATGATGTCCCTTTACTTTCTCCCTTAAACTAA
- the leuD gene encoding 3-isopropylmalate dehydratase small subunit: MAYDKFTILKSTAVPLPIENVDTDQIIPARFLKATKREGFGDNLFRDWRYNGDDTPKEDFVLNNPIYSGKILVGGRNFGSGSSREHAAWAIYDYGFRCVVSSFFADIFKGNSLNIGILPVQVSPEFLNKIFLAIEADPKAELEVNLPDQTITIVSTGEQESFDINGYKKHNMINGFDDIDYLQAMKEEIRGFEKERLY; this comes from the coding sequence ATGGCCTACGATAAATTCACAATATTAAAGAGCACCGCCGTTCCCTTACCAATAGAGAACGTCGACACCGACCAGATTATCCCTGCCCGTTTCCTGAAAGCGACAAAAAGAGAAGGATTTGGTGATAACCTGTTCCGAGACTGGCGGTACAATGGCGATGATACGCCCAAGGAGGATTTCGTTTTGAATAATCCGATCTACTCTGGAAAAATCCTGGTAGGCGGCCGCAACTTTGGTAGCGGGTCCAGCCGTGAGCATGCTGCCTGGGCAATATACGATTACGGTTTCCGATGCGTCGTTTCGAGCTTTTTTGCAGATATCTTCAAAGGTAACTCACTCAATATCGGAATATTACCCGTGCAGGTGAGTCCGGAATTTTTGAATAAAATTTTCCTCGCTATCGAAGCTGATCCGAAAGCTGAGCTTGAAGTAAATCTTCCCGACCAGACTATTACCATTGTGTCGACCGGCGAACAGGAATCGTTCGATATCAACGGTTATAAAAAACACAATATGATTAACGGTTTCGACGACATCGATTACCTGCAGGCAATGAAGGAAGAAATCAGAGGGTTCGAAAAAGAGAGATTATATTAA
- a CDS encoding four helix bundle protein has translation MRDFKKYEVWKIGHEFVMEVEGCGRKTDPEFARFIHISLGSAHEVEYLLMLCRDLTYLHETDYLLLDQKINMIKRKLYHLEKTINKSL, from the coding sequence ATGAGAGATTTCAAAAAATATGAGGTCTGGAAAATAGGGCATGAATTTGTTATGGAAGTAGAAGGATGTGGCAGAAAAACGGATCCCGAGTTTGCCAGATTTATTCATATCTCGTTAGGTTCGGCACATGAAGTGGAGTACTTGCTAATGCTTTGTCGCGACTTAACTTATTTACATGAAACCGATTATTTGCTTCTCGATCAAAAAATAAATATGATAAAACGTAAGCTTTATCATTTGGAAAAAACTATCAATAAAAGCTTATAG
- the leuC gene encoding 3-isopropylmalate dehydratase large subunit encodes MSNQASTLFDKVWDAHVVRKIEDGPDVFFIDRHFIHEVTSPVAFLGLETRNIGVMYPERTFATADHNTPTINQHLPVQDPLSANQLKALETNSAKYGISHWGLGNARNGIVHVVGPENGITLPGMTIVCGDSHTSTHGAFGAIAFGIGTSEVEMVLSSQCIMQPKPKKMRVNVNGVLGKAVTPKDVTLFIISKLTTAGATGYFVEYAGDVFENMSMEGRMTVCNMSIEMGARGGMIAPDQTTFDYIEGRDQAPKGEKWEKALAYWKTLKTDSDAVFDKEYTFDASEIEPMITYGTNPGMGQGISRAIPTADQVEGGKATFDKSLNYMGFHENESMLGKKIDYVFIGSCTNGRIEDFRAFASIVKGRKKADNVTAWVVPGSHIVEAQIREEGILDILTEAGFELRQPGCSACLAMNDDKIPAGKYAVSTSNRNFEGRQGPGARTLLASPLVAAAAAVTGVVTDPRELL; translated from the coding sequence ATGAGTAATCAAGCAAGTACCCTTTTCGACAAGGTGTGGGACGCACACGTTGTACGTAAAATTGAAGATGGTCCGGATGTATTTTTCATCGACCGTCACTTTATCCATGAGGTAACCAGCCCGGTTGCATTTCTTGGACTTGAAACCAGAAACATCGGCGTAATGTATCCTGAACGCACTTTTGCGACGGCGGATCATAATACGCCAACGATCAATCAGCACCTTCCGGTACAGGATCCGCTTTCTGCAAATCAGCTTAAAGCACTGGAAACCAATTCTGCCAAATATGGTATTTCGCACTGGGGACTGGGTAATGCAAGAAACGGAATCGTACACGTTGTAGGGCCGGAAAATGGCATTACACTTCCAGGTATGACGATCGTTTGCGGCGATTCGCACACTTCTACCCATGGTGCTTTCGGCGCTATCGCATTCGGAATCGGTACTTCCGAAGTGGAAATGGTACTTTCTTCGCAATGCATCATGCAGCCTAAGCCTAAGAAAATGCGTGTAAACGTAAATGGTGTTTTGGGCAAGGCAGTTACTCCGAAAGATGTAACTCTTTTTATTATTTCAAAACTGACAACTGCCGGTGCAACAGGCTATTTCGTTGAATATGCCGGTGACGTTTTTGAAAATATGAGTATGGAAGGCCGTATGACCGTCTGCAATATGAGCATCGAAATGGGTGCACGCGGCGGTATGATCGCTCCTGACCAGACTACATTTGATTACATTGAAGGCCGCGACCAGGCACCGAAAGGTGAGAAATGGGAGAAAGCACTGGCTTACTGGAAAACGCTCAAAACAGATTCTGATGCAGTTTTCGATAAAGAATATACTTTTGATGCCTCGGAAATCGAGCCGATGATCACTTATGGAACCAACCCAGGTATGGGCCAGGGAATCTCCAGAGCGATCCCGACTGCTGATCAGGTAGAAGGCGGCAAGGCTACTTTTGATAAGTCATTGAATTACATGGGCTTCCATGAAAACGAATCCATGCTCGGAAAGAAAATCGATTACGTTTTCATCGGCAGCTGCACAAATGGTCGTATTGAAGATTTCCGTGCATTTGCATCAATCGTGAAAGGCCGCAAGAAGGCTGATAACGTAACTGCCTGGGTTGTCCCTGGTTCACATATTGTTGAAGCTCAAATCAGGGAAGAAGGAATTCTCGATATCCTGACAGAAGCTGGTTTTGAACTTCGTCAACCTGGCTGCTCAGCTTGTCTGGCCATGAACGATGACAAAATCCCGGCTGGAAAATACGCAGTAAGTACTTCCAACAGAAACTTCGAAGGCCGTCAGGGTCCGGGCGCGAGAACGCTTCTGGCCAGTCCGTTAGTGGCAGCAGCAGCAGCAGTGACGGGAGTTGTGACGGATCCCAGGGAGTTGCTTTGA
- the fbp gene encoding class 1 fructose-bisphosphatase: protein MIIKTAQELALPVGVTLDRFIMHSQSAFPYATGELSQLLRDIALAGKIINREINRAGLIDIAGGSGTENVQGENQQKLDIVANIRFIRALKNGGEVCAILSEEDEDIIHTGNDHGKYVVAMDPLDGSSNIDVNVSIGTIFSIYRRVTPINGPASIEDFLQGGRRQVAAGYILYGSSTMLVYSTGDGVNGFTFDHSLGEFILSHKNIYSPSTGSIYSVNEGHYHSYPAFVQKYIEQCKSYNYSARYIGSLVGDFHRNLLKGGIYLYPSTQKDPKGKLRLLYECYPLAFIIEQSGGKASDGFGCILDIVPTSFHQRSPIYIGSKEMVEGVVKA, encoded by the coding sequence ATGATCATCAAAACTGCCCAGGAACTTGCCTTGCCCGTCGGTGTCACGCTCGACCGGTTCATTATGCACAGTCAAAGTGCGTTTCCTTATGCGACTGGCGAGCTTTCGCAGCTTTTGCGGGATATTGCATTGGCGGGAAAGATCATAAACAGGGAGATTAACCGGGCCGGGCTGATAGATATTGCGGGAGGAAGCGGAACCGAGAATGTGCAGGGAGAGAATCAGCAAAAGCTGGATATCGTTGCGAATATCCGTTTCATAAGAGCTTTGAAAAACGGAGGTGAAGTGTGCGCGATCCTATCAGAGGAAGATGAAGACATTATACACACCGGGAACGACCACGGGAAATATGTAGTAGCGATGGATCCGCTCGACGGGTCTTCCAATATCGACGTCAATGTCTCAATCGGTACCATATTCTCGATTTACAGAAGGGTGACCCCGATCAACGGGCCTGCTTCGATAGAAGATTTTTTGCAGGGCGGGCGCAGGCAGGTCGCTGCGGGCTATATATTGTATGGTTCATCCACCATGCTTGTTTACTCAACCGGCGATGGTGTGAACGGATTCACGTTTGATCACTCGCTCGGTGAATTTATCTTATCCCACAAAAACATTTACTCACCGTCAACAGGCAGTATTTACTCGGTGAATGAGGGGCATTACCATAGTTATCCTGCATTTGTTCAAAAGTATATTGAGCAGTGCAAATCTTATAATTACAGTGCGCGTTACATAGGCTCTCTGGTCGGTGACTTTCACCGTAATCTGCTCAAAGGAGGCATTTATCTTTATCCTTCCACCCAAAAAGACCCGAAAGGAAAGCTGCGGCTGCTCTACGAATGCTACCCCCTGGCTTTTATAATAGAACAATCGGGCGGAAAAGCGAGTGACGGTTTTGGGTGCATTCTTGATATTGTGCCGACCTCTTTTCATCAAAGATCCCCAATTTACATTGGTTCAAAGGAAATGGTCGAAGGAGTTGTAAAAGCCTGA